From Solanum stenotomum isolate F172 chromosome 2, ASM1918654v1, whole genome shotgun sequence:
AACTGGATGAGTGGATGGAAGTAGCTCAAAGTGTAAGCTCATTAGTAAATGATGATGCTTACAAACAATGCTTAAAAGTTGTTGCTTTGAGCTACAATAATCTTCCTTCTCTTATGAAAGCTTGCTTTTTGCATTTCGGAGTTTTCCCGAAAGCCCATGTCATTTCTGTGAAGAAGTTAATTAGATTATGGATTGCAGAAGGACTCGTAAATCTAAAAGGAGTTGAGGAATTCGAACAAGTAGCTGCTCGTGttttacatgattttattgGGAAAAGTCTAGTTATTGTTGAAAAGCGAAGTTTGGATGGGCAAATTAAGACATGTAGGATTCATGATCTTTTTCATGATTTGTGCATGACGGAAGCTGAAAGCGAGAATCTTTTGTATGTTGTTGGTTCAGATTCCACCACTATGATTTCTCAATTATACACAAATTTCCGGTGGATATCAATTCAATCAGAAAATGATGATACTTTCAGTAGTACTATTGAAGCACGCTCtctttataatattaatgatgCTTATTTTACCCAACAAGTTTTTGTTTCCAAACTAGTGAGAGTATTGGACTTGGAGGAATATTACACCTCAAGACTCAGTAAAGTTACTGGAGATCTTGTTTGTTTAAGGTATTTGTCTGTGATGACTGCTGAGACATGTACTGTGGATCTACCAATTACCAATCTTTGGAATCTACAGactctcatttttttcttaatacaTGAAGTTGTAACTTTGCCAGAAGAGATTTGGCAAATGTCACAATTAAGGCATCTTTATGCAAGAGGCATTTATCTATCTTCGCCTGGAGGTAAGGTTCTTGGAAACTTACAGAGTGTTTCTGGTTTGAATCCTCGTTGTTGTACAAAGGAAATATTTGAAGGGattaagaaagtgaaaaaattgaCCATTCGCGGAAGCAAGGAGGAATATCCTACAGATCTTAAATGGATAGATAATCTTAAATATTTGCAACATCTCGAGTCACTAAGTATTGCAATTAGGCAAATGCCGTCTACTATGTATAGAACCGGATTTTGTAGTCTTACAAGTCCAGATTCTTTTCCACAAAAACTCAGGAAGTTGAAACTTAAATACACATGTCTACCGTGGGAATTCATGTCCATTATCATCAAGTTGCCCGAACTTGAGGTGCTCCAACTGAAGAGCGATGCCTTCCTTGGCCACGAGTGGAAAGAAACAGACCAGATTGGGTTTCAGAAGTTGAGGTTCTTGCTCCTTGCTAAGCTCAACCTTGAAAAATGGACAACCACTGCCGGCTCTCATGATCATTTCCCCAGACTTGAGCGCGTAATTATCACAGATTGCAAATTCCTAAAAGAGATTCCTCAACGATTTGCTGATAGCAAGAAACTGGAGCTGATTGAGTTACACAAATGTGGTCTTTCCTTGGTGGCTTTTGCTGAGGAGATCCAGGAAAAACACAAGGAGGTGGGGAGGAACAAACTTAAAGTTACTGCCTCCAATTCaggtaaaatatatttatctgtGAACATTCAGTAGTTGAAGTTTGAAGATGTTATATAATCCTGAATGCTCTATACTGTTTTTCtattagttgtcatgttttCGTTACCATCATTTGCTACACTTGATGAGCCGAGGTTTgttcagaaacaacctctctacttcCACAAGGTAGCGATAAGGTCTGCATATATTCTTTACTGAGTTTTGTCATTTCACTTTACAGTGTCGTTGAAGGAACAGTGGAACTTCTTATAAAGTAACACAGGATTTCCAACTAGTACCAAACCGCAGCTGATCAATCACACAAGGAGTTGTCTTCCCTCCTTGTATTGAATTGTGGTGttcatttaaatataatatttgt
This genomic window contains:
- the LOC125856575 gene encoding putative late blight resistance protein homolog R1B-14 translates to MAATYAALTSVLGTIDKLLRSNLLVGLEEVHKQQLESLDKMFGTLQMSLTGKCDGGEPIITKGLQRRIKDVALDAEDEVESLMKQLIIEPDDDEQVLECCRTKLDKVSQQVIQVTDSVKEELIIKQKINNCPEAESSASPLLDASIRENVMEGYNEERERMVQRLIRGSGSNRLEVVSVVGMPGIAERVQQGLKGEKYLIVVDDIWSQNTWDRISHWFPDCGNRSRILLTSRDNKVGEYAATNPKDGLVLMRPLTQDESRNLFYHRAFGKNYSIRGSDIDEFEKVGEKVITNCKGLPLMITAVAGILSSKSKLDEWMEVAQSVSSLVNDDAYKQCLKVVALSYNNLPSLMKACFLHFGVFPKAHVISVKKLIRLWIAEGLVNLKGVEEFEQVAARVLHDFIGKSLVIVEKRSLDGQIKTCRIHDLFHDLCMTEAESENLLYVVGSDSTTMISQLYTNFRWISIQSENDDTFSSTIEARSLYNINDAYFTQQVFVSKLVRVLDLEEYYTSRLSKVTGDLVCLRYLSVMTAETCTVDLPITNLWNLQTLIFFLIHEVVTLPEEIWQMSQLRHLYARGIYLSSPGGKVLGNLQSVSGLNPRCCTKEIFEGIKKVKKLTIRGSKEEYPTDLKWIDNLKYLQHLESLSIAIRQMPSTMYRTGFCSLTSPDSFPQKLRKLKLKYTCLPWEFMSIIIKLPELEVLQLKSDAFLGHEWKETDQIGFQKLRFLLLAKLNLEKWTTTAGSHDHFPRLERVIITDCKFLKEIPQRFADSKKLELIELHKCGLSLVAFAEEIQEKHKEVGRNKLKVTASNSGKIYLSLSCFRYHHLLHLMSRGLFRNNLSTSTR